A section of the Anaerolineales bacterium genome encodes:
- a CDS encoding zf-HC2 domain-containing protein encodes MAHDSHATHPAEAGLHAFLDGELGPDELRLLERHLASCPACARRLARAQDLFARIEALPDQAVAHDLSRPVVRSLRGRPRPLPVLGLLGLQSLAAVGLLWVAGERALRMLAPLARIDLPGTVAAGWVSFVGALATLRPPASGLQFGLAPWLREIRPGLLDLGVPVNWALWGLLALVTWLLVNSLVLRAERERPGNGR; translated from the coding sequence ATGGCCCATGATTCACATGCCACGCATCCAGCGGAAGCCGGGTTGCACGCGTTCCTCGACGGCGAGCTAGGCCCGGATGAGCTTCGCCTGCTGGAGCGACACCTGGCGTCGTGCCCGGCATGCGCTCGTCGCCTGGCGAGGGCGCAGGATCTGTTCGCCCGGATTGAGGCCCTGCCCGATCAGGCTGTGGCTCACGATCTATCGCGCCCGGTTGTCCGATCCTTGCGAGGCAGGCCCAGGCCGCTGCCGGTGCTGGGGCTTCTCGGGCTGCAATCCCTGGCGGCGGTGGGGTTGCTTTGGGTAGCCGGTGAGCGGGCGCTGCGCATGCTGGCCCCGCTGGCGCGTATAGACCTTCCCGGCACCGTCGCGGCCGGCTGGGTCTCTTTCGTTGGAGCGCTGGCTACGTTGCGGCCGCCGGCAAGCGGACTGCAGTTTGGGTTGGCGCCGTGGCTTCGGGAAATCCGTCCCGGGCTTCTCGACCTCGGGGTCCCGGTCAACTGGGCCCTGTGGGGGCTGCTGGCACTCGTCACCTGGCTGCTTGTCAACAGCCTGGTTCTACGTGCGGAGCGGGAGCGCCCGGGCAATGGCAGGTGA